DNA sequence from the Luteibaculum oceani genome:
GCAGATTGGTTAGAAAAGGGAGGTTTTTGACCTGTCTGGTATCTTCCAGATTTTTAGGCGATGATCCTAGCTAGAAATAATAGATAGAACCAGATCTCTTGTAAGGGCTTTGCCTTCGGCTCTTTTTTTGATTTCATCAAAGGGGAATCTAAAATCGCAACCTGAATTCCATTCCGAACATCCATAGGCCGACTTCCCCTTTATAATGGTGCCCTTTTTGCATTTTGGGCAAGAAGGCATGGCCGCAATGGGGGCGTCCGTTTTTTTGTCTTTGGAGGCTATAAGTTCAATTTGAAATTGATCTGTTAACCTCAGCTTGCCTTCGGTTTTTTCGCCGTTATGCACAAAACCTTTAATGCTAGTTGTCTCTCCTTTTTCTAATAGCCGTAACCATTGATTTTCGGTAAGTTTTTTTCCCTCGTATTTAAAGGGTAAAACCATTTTGCAACCACTTTGGAAATTGCTACAACCATAGGCGTTTTTACCCTTTAAGATTTTTCCCGAGTTACACTTGGGACAAGTAAATCCAATTAGCTCTTTTTTTGCCTTCTTTTTAGTGGTGCCTGCTTTTTTGGACGTAGATTCTACCTCGGTTTCTTCAGGGGGTGGAGTGAGGATTTTTCCGCGTTCTTTTTTAACCTCTTGAACCAATTCGTGAACCATAACTTTCATGTTGTGGATAAAATCCACGGCGGAGTAAGACCCATCTTCAATCTCCTTGAGTTGTTTCTCCCAATGGCCTGTTAACTCGGCCGATTTCAATAATTCGTTTTGAATGGTTTCAATTAGCTGAATTCCCAAGGCCGTTGGTAGCACCTGCTTTTTATTTCTTTTGGCGTATTTCCTCTTAAACAGGGTCTCAATGATGCTTGCACGTGTGGATGGTCGGCCAATGCCGTTTGCTTTCATCAATTCCCTTAATTCTTCGTCCTCCACATTTTTGCCCGCCGTTTCCATGGCTCTGAGCAGGGTAGCTTCAGAATAATTGTTTGGGGCCTTGGTTATTTTCTCCACAAAGCTAGGTTCGTGTGGACCTTTTTCCCCTTTTTCAAAATTGGGAAGTATTCCGTCGTCTTCTTTGTTGGTTTCTTCGTCCTGTTCGTCCGAGGTTTTCTGAAAAACTACCCTCCAACCGGGTTCTAATATTTCCTTACCCTTGGCTACAAAAGCCACCTTTTCAACCTCAGCACTAACTGTAGTTTTTGCGACTTTGCAATCTGGGTAGAATACGGAAAGAAACCTGCGTACTATGCTGTCGTACACCTTAAATTGGTCTGGAGCTAAACTTTTTTCTTCCCCCGTAGGTATAATAGCATGGTGGTCGGTTACTTTTTTGTCGTTAAATACCTTGCTTGGCTTGCGAATCTTCTTGGAGAGTAGTGGACTAGTTAATTGGTCGTATTGTTTTAATCCTTTTAGTATACCTGGAATTTTGGGGTACATGTCGTTAGGAAGGAAAGTCGTATCTACCCTAGGGTAGGTCACCACCTTCATTTCGTACAATTTTTGAACCAACTTTAGGGTGTGCTCTGCAGTAAATCCAAACTTATTATTACAGTGGACTTGTAAACTTGTAAGATCAAAAAGCTTGGGCGCATATTCTTTACCATCTTTTCGCTCTATATCCTGAATCTCAAGGTCTTTTCCTTTAACCAGGTTTAAAAGTTTTTCTCCCTCTTCTTTTTGATGAAATTTACCCTCGGTATGGTTAAATATCGCCTCGCGATATTTAGTCTGTAATTCCCAGTAGGGCTCAGGTTTAAAGTTTTGTATTTCCTGATGACGTTGCACCAACATGGCAAGCGTTGGTGTTTGAACGCGGCCAATGGAAAGCAACTGCTTATATCCACCGTATTTAAGTGTGTAAAGCCGTGTTGCATTCATACCCAAAAGCCAGTCCCCAATGGCACGGGAAGACCCTGCGTAAAAAAGGTTGTCAAACTCGGTGGCGGGTTTCAACTTTTCGAAACCCTCTTTAATAGCTTCGGTTGTAAGGGAGGAAATCCATAAACGTTGCACCTCACCAGTGTAATTCGCGTGTTTTATAACCCAGCGCTGAATTAATTCTCCTTCCTGACCGGCATCCCCGCAATTGATTACCAATTGTGCTTTTTGGAGTAGGGTTTCTATAATTTTAAATTGCTTTTTTACCCCGCGATCGTCCATTACTCTGGTTTCAAAGCGTTTTGGGAGCATGGGAAGTTGGTAAATATCCCAGCGTTTCCATTGGGGGAAATATTCCTCAGGGTTGAGAAGGGTGCAAAAGTGGCCAAAAGTCCAGGTTACCTGGTATCCATTTCCTTCGAAATATCCATCCATGCGCCTATCGGCACCAATTACTTTGGCAATTTCCTTGGCTACACTTGGTTTTTCGGCAATACAGACTTTCATGGCTGGCACTAGCAATCGCAAAATAAAAATATAGCCAATGATAGCGCAGACCTGTTGATAACAAAACAAAACTTTCTTCAATGCCCCGAAATAAATAACAAACTATCTGAGCTTATTTGTAAACTATTTTGACATTACATATATTCATCATCCAGAAAAACCCTACAAAATGAATAAGTTTCTTACTTTTTTTGCAAGTGCCCTAGTAGGCATGAGTTTGCACGCTCAGCAGGAGGTTTTAACCACCAATCATTGGCGAATCCCAGTTTTAAATGAGAAGGGAGTTTTTTATGATGATGGTAGTGAGGCTAAAGGATTGAGTTTCGATGGCAACACGCTGATCTATGCTAGTAATTTTTGGTTTTCGGGATACAATCAGGACGGTGACCGAAAAACCATCTATGAAACATTCTATCCAACAGGTGATGCTGCCTATGAAAAGGGTACAATGAACACCAATAGGTTTCGTGCAGCAAGGTCTTTGGTTAAGGTGAGTTCACAGGAAATAGAAGCCCATAAGGCAAACTATTCAGATCCCAACTACACCGTACCTTTCTCTATTAAGTTTTGGCCAGCACAAGGAGATACTAGCATTGGTGAAATGGCAAATATGGCTCCATTTGTAGATTTTAATAAAAACGGTATTTACGATCCAGAAAATGGCGATTACCCTGATATTGTTGGGGATCAGATAATTTATCAAATAAAGAACGACAATGGAATGCCTGCCCATCTTAGGATGGGTGTGGAGAAGCATTTACAGATTTTCACTATTACCCCTCAAACGGAAGAGGAAAGTGTTCTGGAAAATGTAGTTTTTGTAAATGTGGAGCTATACAACCGAGGCATGCATGAGTTTGATTTACTGAAATCTGGTTTTTGGATGGATTTTGATATTGGGTTTGCAAATGATGACCAATATGGAAGCGATTCTACCAGAGGAATTGCTTATGCATACAATGGAGATGCAGACGACGAAGATGCTTGGGGGAGTAACCCGCCTGCCCTTGCCGTTGCCTCTTTTGGGTGTGGAATTAGTGGAAATGTTTCTTTAGAAGGATTTAGCGCTTTTGCTTTGGATACTGCAATTCACGAAGCTTTAAGTGCCATAGATAATGGGGAGTGTATGCGTAAATCAGGCAACGGGTTCAACGGGGATCCTAATGCTCCAGTTACGAGATATGCCTTCGATGGAGATGCTATTTCAGGAACAGGATGGACCCCAGAAAATGCTGGTGTGCCACAGGGTGATAAACGCAGCTTGGTTTTGTTAAATGGCAAGTCTTTTATGCCAGGGGAAAAGATTGGATTTACCCTTGCAATTGCCATAGGAAAGGACACCACCTTTACTAATTACCTCAGGAACATTAATGTAGCGAAGGATAATGTAGAGGAAGCTTTGGCGCTATTGGAATCTAAGTATGGAGATCATCCACTCTTAGCGTCTAGTAAGCAATGTGGAAATATCCAGGACGACGAATCTTGCGCTACAACTACAGAAATATCTGATTATGAAAGTGATATTCAGGTTGGTTTATATCCAAACCCAGTTTCTAATGAGCTAAACATTACGTCGGGTCAGATTATTAAAACCGCCGCTGTTTGGTCAACCGATGGTAAAAGGGTTTTTGAGGGTAGCGTTAACAAGAAGGACTTTAAAATAGATTTATCCGGTTTAGACCGAGGAATGTATATACTCGAATTAACAAATAAAGCTGGAACTAGAGTTCGCGAAAGCTTTTTAAAGCAGTAGAGTTTTCTTAATTGTTGCGATTTATTTAAAGGCCGCCTGAGTATTCAGACGGCCTTTGTTTTTAGTTAGAAATGTTGCTGAACATAGGTTCTATGTCATTAAAAAATGAAGGGTAAGATTTTTGAACGGCACTTGGTTTTTCGATGATAATCGGAGCTTTCGAAACGGCTGCAAAAGTAGCCCCCATCATGGCTATTCTATGGTCGTTTCTGGAGGAAATGGAACCACTGTGAACAGGGAACCCATGGATTTTCATCGTGTTGTTTTCCAGTTCAACTGCAATGTCCAACCTAGAAAGTTCCTCCTGAATGGTTAATGCTCGGTTACTTTCTTTGTGCGTTAAACGATGTGTTCCGTGAATTACAGAGGTTCCTTTGCAATTTGCAGCCAAAACGGCCAACGGAGGGAAAAGATCTGGACAATGGGTTGCATCAAACTCAAATGCATTGAGTTGGTTTTTCTCCACGGTAATTGACTTTTCTTCCTGATTCCAGGACCAACGCGCCCCCGCCTTGTCTATGGCATGTATGATTTGCATATCAGCTTGAGAAGAGTTTATATCCAAGCCCAGTAATTTCACTTTGCCCGAAATTGCGGCTCCCACCACATGAAAAGCAGCACCACTCCAATCACCTTCTGCATGGATATGAATGTCCTGCGTAAGGGATGGGTTAAAAGGAGGAATTACAAATTCCTTGAACTCCCTGTTTTCGATGTGGATTCCAAACTCCTGAAGCAAATCCAAGGTCATTTGAGCATAAGGTATGCTTTTAAGGTTGCTAACTGAGATTTTTGTTTTTAGGGGTTGATGGGATAACGCAATTAGCAATCCTGTAAGCAGTTGCGAGCTGTGCGAACCATCAATACTGATATTTTGAGCTTGGGCTTTTCCTTCAGTAAAAATGGGTAGTTTCTCATTATTGGATTTCACTCGTGTTCCCAGCTGCTCCAGCGCGTCGATAATACCAGGTAGGGGGCGGTATAAAAGGGATCCCTCACCGGAAATGCTGCATTGCCTAGATAGCGTTGCAACTATGGGAGCAAACATTCGAGTGCTTAAACCTGCTTCTCCACAGTTTATCTCTATGGTTTCCAGGTCGACATTTTTTGTGCCGATAATTTGCAGTTCACGATCGTTTATTTCCCAGCTGGCACCAATTCTGCTAGCTATTTCCAAAGCTGCTTCTACATCATTACTTGGGGTGTATCCAGTTATTATCGTTTTCCGTGGTTGGAGGCTGGCAATGGCAATAGCTCTTTGTAAAACACTTTTTGATGCGGGTGCAATTATTTCTCCGCTGTACTTAAAGGGGGGAATGCTTAGGGTAGGTCGCATAGGTCTATGGCTTTAATTTTTGGCGAACCAATTTCTTCGAGCAGTATAAAGTCGATTTTAGATTGGATGCGCTTTTTGTCTTTTGAAATTTTGTTTTTTAATGCATTAAATTCTAATGAGCTGAGGTCTGTAGGTAATCCAAATTGTCTGAGTAAGTTTTTAATTTCTAGTTGTTCCTTTTCAGATAAAGCCGTTTGTTTTTCAGCCAGTTCATTTGCTACAATAATCCCCATACTTACCGCAAAACCATGTGGGATATTTAAATGGGTTTCTATGGCGTGCCCATAGGTATGTCCGTAATTCAAAATTTTTCTTCCACCAATTTCTTTGGGATCTTTTGCCACAATTTGGGCTTTGATTTCAACTGATTGTCGAACCATCTCCAGTAAAATCTCTGGGTTTTTCTCTTTTATTTCGGCTGCATTTCGCTTTAGAAATTCGAAGTACCCAAAAGAATGGATGCAAGCATGCTTTATAACTTCCGCCATGCCGCTTGTGAACTCTATATCTGAGAGAGTATTAAGAAAGTTGATGTTTATATGAATTAAATCGGGGTGCTGAAGGGTTCCAATAACATTTTTGTACCCGTTAAAATTCACACCATTTTTACCGCCAATTGCCGCATCCACTTGCGCAAGAAGGGTAGTGGGGATAAAAGAAAAGTTTATCCCCCTGAAAATGGTACTTGCGATAAACCCTGTTAAATCGCAGGTTACCCCACCGCCAACAGCAATTAAATTGGATGACCTGTCTATGTTTAACTCGAGCAATTGTTGTATCACAATTTCCGTATACACCAGCGATTTAGCGCCTTCACCTGCTCTTATCAGGATTATCTTATTCCAAACGTCTTTAAAAAGACCAGCATAGATTTTGGCAACATTTTCATCCACCAAGGCTACCGTGTTTTTGTCTTTTAAAAGATCATTTAGTTCTGTTACCAATGGGGCTTTAGAAACCGTTATTTCGGATAGATTATACATTGATAACATCACTGAAAATTTTACCTTGGTTATCAATTGATTCTTGATGAATAGTTCGGTAAACCTTAGAAACAAAGGTTGGGGTTAAGCCTAGTTTTTCTCCCTTGGCCTTGTTTTTCAAAAGAAGTTCATTCCAGCGCTCTGCCTGGAAAATTGTCATGTTGTTCTCCTTTTTAAAACGGGCAATATTTAAAGCAACATTCATACGGAACTGCAATAGCTCCAGAATTTGGTCGTCTATGTAATTGATAGAATTCCTTAGTTCGTCTATATTTTTTTGAACCGTGTAAGGAGTTTCATCGGTGCGTATAATAAGCTGATCTAGGATGCAACTCAGTTGTTCGGGAGTAACCTGCTGACTGGCGTCGCTCCAGGCCTCATCTGGGTTGGGATGGGTTTCTATCATTAGCCCGTCGAAGTTTAGATCCAAAGCTGTTTGCGCAATACTGCCAATTAGTTCCCTGTTACCGGTAATATGGCTGGGATCGTTAATAATGGGAATGGTTGGAACTTCCTCTCGAAATTTAATAGCCATTTGCCATGCCG
Encoded proteins:
- a CDS encoding T9SS type A sorting domain-containing protein, which gives rise to MNKFLTFFASALVGMSLHAQQEVLTTNHWRIPVLNEKGVFYDDGSEAKGLSFDGNTLIYASNFWFSGYNQDGDRKTIYETFYPTGDAAYEKGTMNTNRFRAARSLVKVSSQEIEAHKANYSDPNYTVPFSIKFWPAQGDTSIGEMANMAPFVDFNKNGIYDPENGDYPDIVGDQIIYQIKNDNGMPAHLRMGVEKHLQIFTITPQTEEESVLENVVFVNVELYNRGMHEFDLLKSGFWMDFDIGFANDDQYGSDSTRGIAYAYNGDADDEDAWGSNPPALAVASFGCGISGNVSLEGFSAFALDTAIHEALSAIDNGECMRKSGNGFNGDPNAPVTRYAFDGDAISGTGWTPENAGVPQGDKRSLVLLNGKSFMPGEKIGFTLAIAIGKDTTFTNYLRNINVAKDNVEEALALLESKYGDHPLLASSKQCGNIQDDESCATTTEISDYESDIQVGLYPNPVSNELNITSGQIIKTAAVWSTDGKRVFEGSVNKKDFKIDLSGLDRGMYILELTNKAGTRVRESFLKQ
- a CDS encoding chorismate mutase yields the protein MKKRIISPLIPEHQPLVIAGPCSAETEEQVLETAKALKQDQRVNVFRAGVWKPRTRPGSFEGNGSKALPWLQRVKTEVGLPVAIEVANVKHVYEALKAGIDILWIGARTSANPFAVQEIAEALAGVDIPVLVKNPVNPDVALWLGALERLEKKGIKDLGAIHRGVSQFEKSTLRNKPAWQMAIKFREEVPTIPIINDPSHITGNRELIGSIAQTALDLNFDGLMIETHPNPDEAWSDASQQVTPEQLSCILDQLIIRTDETPYTVQKNIDELRNSINYIDDQILELLQFRMNVALNIARFKKENNMTIFQAERWNELLLKNKAKGEKLGLTPTFVSKVYRTIHQESIDNQGKIFSDVINV
- the aroA gene encoding 3-phosphoshikimate 1-carboxyvinyltransferase produces the protein MRPTLSIPPFKYSGEIIAPASKSVLQRAIAIASLQPRKTIITGYTPSNDVEAALEIASRIGASWEINDRELQIIGTKNVDLETIEINCGEAGLSTRMFAPIVATLSRQCSISGEGSLLYRPLPGIIDALEQLGTRVKSNNEKLPIFTEGKAQAQNISIDGSHSSQLLTGLLIALSHQPLKTKISVSNLKSIPYAQMTLDLLQEFGIHIENREFKEFVIPPFNPSLTQDIHIHAEGDWSGAAFHVVGAAISGKVKLLGLDINSSQADMQIIHAIDKAGARWSWNQEEKSITVEKNQLNAFEFDATHCPDLFPPLAVLAANCKGTSVIHGTHRLTHKESNRALTIQEELSRLDIAVELENNTMKIHGFPVHSGSISSRNDHRIAMMGATFAAVSKAPIIIEKPSAVQKSYPSFFNDIEPMFSNISN
- the aroB gene encoding 3-dehydroquinate synthase; its protein translation is MYNLSEITVSKAPLVTELNDLLKDKNTVALVDENVAKIYAGLFKDVWNKIILIRAGEGAKSLVYTEIVIQQLLELNIDRSSNLIAVGGGVTCDLTGFIASTIFRGINFSFIPTTLLAQVDAAIGGKNGVNFNGYKNVIGTLQHPDLIHININFLNTLSDIEFTSGMAEVIKHACIHSFGYFEFLKRNAAEIKEKNPEILLEMVRQSVEIKAQIVAKDPKEIGGRKILNYGHTYGHAIETHLNIPHGFAVSMGIIVANELAEKQTALSEKEQLEIKNLLRQFGLPTDLSSLEFNALKNKISKDKKRIQSKIDFILLEEIGSPKIKAIDLCDLP
- a CDS encoding DNA topoisomerase 3 — encoded protein: MKVCIAEKPSVAKEIAKVIGADRRMDGYFEGNGYQVTWTFGHFCTLLNPEEYFPQWKRWDIYQLPMLPKRFETRVMDDRGVKKQFKIIETLLQKAQLVINCGDAGQEGELIQRWVIKHANYTGEVQRLWISSLTTEAIKEGFEKLKPATEFDNLFYAGSSRAIGDWLLGMNATRLYTLKYGGYKQLLSIGRVQTPTLAMLVQRHQEIQNFKPEPYWELQTKYREAIFNHTEGKFHQKEEGEKLLNLVKGKDLEIQDIERKDGKEYAPKLFDLTSLQVHCNNKFGFTAEHTLKLVQKLYEMKVVTYPRVDTTFLPNDMYPKIPGILKGLKQYDQLTSPLLSKKIRKPSKVFNDKKVTDHHAIIPTGEEKSLAPDQFKVYDSIVRRFLSVFYPDCKVAKTTVSAEVEKVAFVAKGKEILEPGWRVVFQKTSDEQDEETNKEDDGILPNFEKGEKGPHEPSFVEKITKAPNNYSEATLLRAMETAGKNVEDEELRELMKANGIGRPSTRASIIETLFKRKYAKRNKKQVLPTALGIQLIETIQNELLKSAELTGHWEKQLKEIEDGSYSAVDFIHNMKVMVHELVQEVKKERGKILTPPPEETEVESTSKKAGTTKKKAKKELIGFTCPKCNSGKILKGKNAYGCSNFQSGCKMVLPFKYEGKKLTENQWLRLLEKGETTSIKGFVHNGEKTEGKLRLTDQFQIELIASKDKKTDAPIAAMPSCPKCKKGTIIKGKSAYGCSEWNSGCDFRFPFDEIKKRAEGKALTRDLVLSIISS